Part of the Candidatus Margulisiibacteriota bacterium genome, TAAGTGCAGAGTCACCATCTTTATCGACGATATTTACATCCATTTTTTTATCTGCCAGCAATTTGTCTATGAAATATTCATAATTTTTTAAGACTGCCAAATGAAGTAATGTTTGTTTCCCTTTTGACGTTTGCAAGTTCAAATTTATAGAGTCATTCTTGATGAGCTCATCAAAAATATTTGGACGTCCTGTATCCACAGCATACATAATTGCCGAGTAACCATCTTTATTCTGACAATTAAGATCAATCCCCGGCTTTTTTAAAAGTAGCTGTATGATATTTAAATGCCCGCAATTTGCTGCCCAGAGCAAAGCAGTATTATTTTCTTTATCCTTCATGTTTATATTAAGATCGGGATGCTTACACAACTCTTCAGCAATGTCTCGGAAACCGGCCTTGATCGCTTTTATCAATGCGGTCTCGCCCTTCAAATCACAAGCGTTAATATCCAGGTAAGAAATTTTTAGCAAATCGCTGGCAATTTCAAAATAACCGTTGCTGACTGCGGTCATCAATGGTGTTTCTCCTTTGTCATTAATTGCATTGATATCAGCGCCTTTATAAATCAGATTATTGAATTCGATCATATTGTTATTTTTTATGGCTGTCATTAATTGAGGTCCGAGGTAGTCGGTTTTTTTCATTTCCGAGAAACCCAGATTGCCGAAATCGCGAATAAGTTTTAGAAGTATCTGATTTTTTTTGATTTCAATATCTTCAAGAGAGAACAGACAGTGGTATATAGAGGTTAGAGATTTAACCTGTTCAGGGTCAGCTACATTTTCTGATATATATTTCGGTCCTTGTACAAGCACAGAAAAATTCAGATCGGCAAAATTTGTTATTTTTAATTCACCGAATAGTTTAAGACGGTATTTAGGGTCTTTAATTTTTATTAATTCCTCGATAACTTTGTAACCGTCATTACCTGAAAAAACATTTATCCCGCGTTCCAGCATACTTAATTTGCCATCAAGAAAAGAAGATTTGCTGTGTTCTGTAATGCCGGATATTATTTTAGATTTTATGCTCATTGAATTATTCCCCCCAAAAGGTCATATTAAATTATCGTAAGAAAAGCTCAAAAGTTGCGGGAAAACCTATTTAATAACGGTTTCTTCTATAGTACCAGGTACCGTGATACGCGCCTTTGCCTTTCAATATTTCTTCTATCGTTCCATATCCTTTGTCATAGGCAAGATCGCGGGCAGTGTAATCTTCAATGCTTTCAGCGTTGAGATTAACGTTTCTGAAGGAGGCTATTCTTTCTACCATAGAAGAACTATACATAAAGACCGCGTACATTAATGGTGTTCGTAAGAAATCCTCGGTGGAATTGATATCTATGTCAGACATGTCCAGTAAAATATTTGAGGTTGAGCTTCTTTTGTTATGCAAGGCAAAATTTAGAGCACACAAACTATTATCACCTTTTAAATTAATATCAATCCCTTTTTTTTCAAGTAATAATTTTACCACAGTGTTGCATCCCTTCGCTGAAGCACCGATAAGCGCTGTATTCCCACAATCATTACGTGCGTTAAAATTAATATTTTTGACAGCCAGCAGTCGTTCCACTATGTACTCATTACCATTGCGTGCTGCGAACATTAAGGGTGTGCTGCCATGACTTCTGTGCCGGCAGTTAACATCC contains:
- a CDS encoding ankyrin repeat domain-containing protein, producing MNTKIIAGQRNIRISNFLREKLNLLDDGYNIFLTPQCERIMTELILLKRSTDLVNFFSSLTPLADLKHLANNKSVIGSSNVNKSMAGISIVNCLNNLSEQNRHIIIQKFRRDFDILGFKPMKDQLEKDLFEALIADDRDAFDEIFNLNVVDVNCRHRSHGSTPLMFAARNGNEYIVERLLAVKNINFNARNDCGNTALIGASAKGCNTVVKLLLEKKGIDINLKGDNSLCALNFALHNKRSSTSNILLDMSDIDINSTEDFLRTPLMYAVFMYSSSMVERIASFRNVNLNAESIEDYTARDLAYDKGYGTIEEILKGKGAYHGTWYYRRNRY
- a CDS encoding ankyrin repeat domain-containing protein, which codes for MSIKSKIISGITEHSKSSFLDGKLSMLERGINVFSGNDGYKVIEELIKIKDPKYRLKLFGELKITNFADLNFSVLVQGPKYISENVADPEQVKSLTSIYHCLFSLEDIEIKKNQILLKLIRDFGNLGFSEMKKTDYLGPQLMTAIKNNNMIEFNNLIYKGADINAINDKGETPLMTAVSNGYFEIASDLLKISYLDINACDLKGETALIKAIKAGFRDIAEELCKHPDLNINMKDKENNTALLWAANCGHLNIIQLLLKKPGIDLNCQNKDGYSAIMYAVDTGRPNIFDELIKNDSINLNLQTSKGKQTLLHLAVLKNYEYFIDKLLADKKMDVNIVDKDGDSALSEVAIKGDAEMLKKFLGHKKINVNVTNSDGFTPLLWAADKGHPEIMLALLDFPGIHANVTTNRGRTLLMFAAMKGYTEVVRKILNFPDVEVNKLDCSETALTYAIKNGHVDIAKMLLQIKDILIFTQEKYEFDQYPLFKAVSSKNIEMVREILQIPGIDINFRNNYSKTVLMSAVSGDMRDIVEELLYHPEIDVNIQNDDKQTALIIAVQNNKTEVLQKLLDKPGINLDIKDKFNKTAWDYVKDLKDSSVKQILKKFMLRQELEKIRQTGN